The following proteins come from a genomic window of Burkholderia stabilis:
- a CDS encoding TOBE domain-containing protein — MSITAINVRNQFKGKVKEIIRGPVVSEVDVETPFGIVTSVITTRSVDELELKVGAEVVALVKSTEVSIARL; from the coding sequence ATGAGCATCACTGCAATCAACGTGCGTAACCAGTTCAAGGGCAAGGTAAAGGAGATCATCCGCGGGCCGGTGGTGTCCGAGGTCGACGTCGAGACGCCGTTCGGCATCGTCACGTCGGTGATCACGACCCGCTCGGTCGACGAGCTCGAACTGAAGGTCGGCGCGGAAGTCGTCGCGCTCGTGAAGTCGACTGAAGTATCGATCGCGCGTCTCTGA
- a CDS encoding winged helix-turn-helix transcriptional regulator, whose product MKWDDIGTLNCSVARTLAVLGDRWTMLILRNAFLGCRRFDAFQTQLGLTRHVLAERLARLVDEGVLIKRAYQERPPRFEYRLTEKGFDLYPALLALMTWGDRWKDNGQGPPLQLRHRTCGHLMHAVTVCSACGEPLDAHDVQPERGPGWISVDEAGAPAADE is encoded by the coding sequence ATGAAATGGGATGACATCGGCACGCTGAACTGTTCGGTCGCGCGCACGCTCGCCGTGCTTGGCGACCGCTGGACCATGCTGATCCTGCGCAACGCCTTCCTCGGCTGCCGCCGCTTCGACGCGTTCCAGACACAGCTTGGCCTCACGCGCCATGTGCTGGCCGAGCGGCTCGCGCGGCTCGTCGACGAGGGTGTGCTGATCAAGCGCGCGTATCAGGAGCGCCCGCCACGCTTCGAGTACCGGCTGACGGAAAAGGGCTTCGACCTGTACCCGGCCCTGCTCGCGCTGATGACGTGGGGCGACCGCTGGAAGGACAACGGTCAGGGGCCGCCGCTGCAATTGCGACACCGTACCTGCGGCCATCTGATGCACGCGGTGACCGTATGCTCGGCCTGCGGTGAACCGCTCGACGCGCACGACGTGCAGCCAGAGCGTGGCCCCGGGTGGATTTCGGTCGATGAAGCCGGAGCGCCAGCGGCCGACGAATGA
- a CDS encoding GNAT family N-acetyltransferase, whose product MPETRTTLRAATAQDANLIARLHTLSWQTAYSHILPAAYLSDDVPTEHAVRWQKYLDRDEKEWGLVLIAEAAGEPVGFVSAERPVDPARGVLLDCLHVHPSHHGGGTGKRMIEAVRAWARTLGVDKVHLSVLDGNVRAIGFYEHNGWQLAGIETSCIGQTEVTDRIYAIQA is encoded by the coding sequence ATGCCGGAAACCCGGACCACGCTCCGAGCCGCGACTGCGCAAGACGCGAACCTCATCGCTCGCCTGCACACACTGAGTTGGCAGACCGCATACAGCCACATCCTGCCGGCAGCCTATCTGTCCGACGACGTGCCGACGGAACACGCAGTCCGGTGGCAGAAATATCTCGATCGCGACGAAAAGGAGTGGGGCCTCGTGCTGATCGCCGAAGCGGCTGGCGAACCTGTCGGCTTCGTCAGCGCCGAGCGTCCGGTCGATCCGGCGCGCGGCGTGCTGCTTGACTGCCTGCACGTCCATCCTTCGCATCACGGAGGCGGTACAGGCAAGCGCATGATCGAAGCCGTTCGCGCGTGGGCCCGGACGCTTGGCGTGGACAAGGTTCACCTGTCGGTGCTGGATGGCAACGTGCGTGCGATCGGCTTCTATGAGCACAACGGGTGGCAATTGGCGGGTATCGAGACGAGCTGCATCGGCCAGACGGAAGTCACCGATCGGATCTACGCGATACAGGCCTAG
- the ssuD gene encoding FMNH2-dependent alkanesulfonate monooxygenase, with translation MNVFWFIPTHGDSRYLGTAEGARAADYDYFKQIAVAADTLGYEGVLLPTGRSCEDAWVVASSLIPATQRLKFLVAIRPGIASPGLSARMAATFDRLSGGRLLINVVTGGDAAELEGDGLFADHDTRYEITDDFLNIWRGLLSASHDNGGFDYIGKHLQSKGGKALYPPVQRPHPPLWFGGSSPAAHEIAADHIDTYLTWGEPPEAVAKKIADIRARAEARGRKIKFGIRLHVIVRETEDEAWRDAERLISRLDDETIARAQKAFANMDSEGQRRMAALHGGKRGGRDVLEVYPNLWAGVGLVRGGAGTALVGNPEQVAERMREYADLGIETFILSGYPHLEESYRFAELVFPLIKGKDAQRPAGPLSGPFGEIVGNSYLPKASQS, from the coding sequence ATGAATGTGTTCTGGTTTATCCCCACGCATGGCGACAGCCGCTATCTCGGCACGGCAGAAGGCGCGCGCGCCGCGGATTACGACTATTTCAAGCAGATCGCCGTCGCGGCCGACACGCTCGGCTACGAGGGCGTGCTGCTGCCGACCGGTCGTTCCTGCGAGGATGCGTGGGTCGTTGCGTCGAGCCTCATTCCGGCGACGCAGCGCCTGAAGTTCCTGGTCGCCATCCGTCCGGGCATCGCGTCGCCGGGGCTGTCGGCACGCATGGCCGCAACGTTCGACCGCCTGTCGGGCGGACGCCTGCTGATCAACGTCGTGACGGGCGGTGACGCGGCCGAACTCGAAGGCGACGGCCTGTTCGCGGATCACGATACGCGCTACGAGATCACCGACGATTTCCTGAACATCTGGCGCGGGCTGCTGTCCGCATCGCACGACAACGGCGGCTTCGACTACATCGGCAAGCATCTGCAATCGAAGGGCGGCAAGGCGCTTTATCCGCCGGTGCAGCGCCCGCATCCGCCGCTGTGGTTCGGCGGTTCGTCGCCGGCTGCGCACGAGATCGCTGCCGATCACATCGATACCTATCTGACCTGGGGCGAGCCGCCCGAGGCCGTCGCGAAGAAGATCGCCGACATTCGGGCCCGTGCGGAGGCGCGCGGCCGCAAGATCAAGTTCGGCATTCGCCTGCACGTGATCGTGCGCGAGACCGAGGACGAAGCATGGCGCGATGCCGAGCGCCTGATCAGCCGCCTCGACGATGAGACGATCGCACGCGCGCAGAAGGCGTTCGCGAACATGGATTCGGAAGGCCAGCGCCGGATGGCGGCGCTGCACGGCGGCAAGCGCGGTGGCCGCGACGTGCTCGAGGTGTATCCGAACCTGTGGGCCGGTGTCGGCCTCGTGCGCGGCGGCGCAGGCACCGCGCTCGTTGGCAATCCCGAGCAGGTCGCGGAGCGCATGCGCGAATACGCGGATCTCGGCATCGAGACGTTCATCCTGTCCGGCTATCCGCACCTCGAGGAGTCGTATCGCTTCGCCGAACTCGTGTTCCCGCTGATCAAGGGCAAGGACGCGCAGCGGCCGGCCGGCCCGCTGTCGGGGCCGTTCGGCGAGATCGTCGGCAACAGCTACTTGCCGAAGGCGAGCCAGAGCTGA
- a CDS encoding ATP-binding cassette domain-containing protein — MNATTSAAAYGPLAGADLEAELAQARVADGDARDAAILDRDGGASVVPLARRRAGSPAPDDAVTLSGVSKRFGARTVLDNVELGIARGSFVAIVGRSGCGKSTLLRLVAGLEQASSGALVTRGEGGGVLDTRIMYQDARLLPWKTVLQNVMLGLGRGARDEARAVLDEVGLLERANDWPAQLSGGQRQRVALARALVHRPQLLLLDEPLGALDALTRIEMHALIERLWREHRFTALLVTHDVQEAVALGDRILLIEQGRVALDQPVPLDRPRARASAAFAALEDRVLKRVLAGGPGAADHGAVHEADNVRPVGQIRWAV; from the coding sequence ATGAATGCGACGACTTCGGCGGCCGCCTATGGCCCGCTCGCCGGCGCAGACCTCGAGGCCGAACTTGCGCAGGCACGTGTTGCGGACGGCGATGCGCGCGACGCGGCGATCCTCGATCGAGACGGCGGCGCTTCGGTGGTGCCGCTCGCGCGGCGGCGGGCAGGCAGTCCCGCTCCCGACGACGCGGTGACGCTGTCGGGCGTCAGCAAGCGCTTCGGCGCGCGAACGGTGCTCGACAACGTCGAACTCGGCATTGCGCGCGGCAGCTTCGTCGCGATCGTCGGGCGCAGCGGTTGCGGTAAGTCGACGCTGCTGCGCCTCGTCGCGGGCCTCGAGCAGGCGAGCAGCGGTGCGCTCGTGACGCGCGGCGAAGGCGGCGGCGTGCTCGATACGCGGATCATGTACCAGGACGCACGCTTGCTGCCGTGGAAGACCGTGCTGCAGAACGTGATGCTGGGCCTCGGGCGCGGCGCGCGCGACGAAGCGCGCGCGGTGCTCGACGAAGTCGGCCTGCTGGAACGTGCGAACGACTGGCCCGCGCAACTGTCGGGCGGCCAGCGGCAGCGCGTCGCGCTGGCTCGCGCGCTCGTGCACCGGCCGCAACTGCTGTTGCTCGACGAGCCGCTCGGCGCGCTCGACGCGCTGACCCGCATCGAGATGCATGCGCTGATCGAGCGCTTGTGGCGCGAACATCGGTTCACCGCGCTGCTGGTCACGCACGACGTGCAGGAGGCCGTCGCGCTCGGCGACCGCATCCTGCTGATCGAGCAGGGGCGCGTGGCGCTCGACCAGCCCGTGCCGCTCGACCGGCCGCGCGCCCGCGCATCGGCGGCGTTCGCGGCGCTGGAGGATCGCGTGCTGAAACGCGTGCTCGCCGGCGGCCCTGGCGCAGCCGATCATGGCGCGGTGCATGAAGCAGATAACGTACGACCGGTCGGGCAGATCCGCTGGGCCGTTTAA
- a CDS encoding sensor domain-containing diguanylate cyclase → MQIAPKPANEAARLDTLHSLSILDTPPEERFDRLTRLARRLFDVPIALVSLVDENRQWFKSHAGLDATQTSRDVSFCAHALLAGDTMVIQDALNDNRFHDNPLVTGAPGIRFYAGQPLAAPNGAPVGTLCLIDTRPRSLEPDELALLGDLAHMTEREIAALHFATTDELTQLTNRRGFEILARHVLSLCDRLGRHAVLLFFDLNEFKAINDRFGHAEGDRALKAFADTLTGALRDSDVIARLGGDEFVVLLSATDPADVAEPVERVTQALALRNAADARGYAIRFSVGHVDYDPAHHHAVADLLASADHRMYENKQRGKTTGA, encoded by the coding sequence ATGCAAATCGCACCGAAACCGGCCAACGAGGCGGCCCGGCTCGATACCCTTCATTCGCTCTCGATCCTCGACACGCCACCCGAAGAGCGTTTCGACCGCCTGACGCGTCTCGCGCGGCGGCTGTTCGACGTCCCGATCGCACTCGTCAGCCTCGTCGACGAGAATCGCCAGTGGTTCAAGAGCCATGCGGGCCTCGACGCCACGCAGACGTCGCGCGACGTGTCGTTCTGTGCCCACGCGCTGCTCGCGGGCGACACGATGGTGATCCAGGATGCGCTGAACGACAACCGCTTCCACGACAACCCGCTCGTCACCGGCGCGCCCGGCATCCGCTTCTACGCCGGCCAACCGCTTGCGGCGCCGAACGGCGCGCCCGTCGGCACGCTGTGCCTGATCGACACGCGGCCGCGCTCGCTCGAACCCGATGAACTCGCACTGCTCGGCGATCTCGCCCACATGACCGAGCGCGAGATCGCCGCGCTGCATTTCGCGACGACCGACGAGCTCACGCAACTGACCAACCGGCGCGGCTTCGAGATCCTTGCCCGCCACGTGCTGAGCCTGTGCGATCGGCTGGGCCGTCACGCCGTGCTGCTGTTTTTCGACCTGAACGAATTCAAGGCGATCAACGACCGCTTCGGCCATGCCGAAGGCGACCGCGCACTCAAGGCGTTCGCCGATACGCTGACGGGCGCGCTGCGCGACAGCGACGTGATCGCACGGCTCGGCGGCGACGAGTTCGTCGTGCTGCTGAGCGCGACCGATCCGGCCGATGTCGCCGAGCCGGTCGAACGCGTGACGCAGGCGCTCGCGCTGCGCAACGCAGCCGACGCGCGCGGCTACGCGATCCGCTTCAGCGTCGGCCACGTCGACTACGATCCTGCCCACCATCATGCCGTGGCCGACCTGCTCGCCTCGGCCGATCACCGGATGTACGAGAACAAGCAACGCGGCAAGACAACCGGCGCGTGA
- the dusA gene encoding tRNA dihydrouridine(20/20a) synthase DusA: protein MLDWTDRHCRSFHRTLTRDTWLYTEMITTGALLFGDAQRHLAFTPNESPVALQLGGSERDDLARAAKLGEQWCYDEINLNCGCPSERVQRGAFGACLMNEPQLVADCVKAMRDAVSVPVTVKHRIGVDAVEDYAFVRDFVGTVAEAGCETFVVHARNAILKGLSPKENREIPPLKYDYAYQLKRDFPSLEIVINGGIKTLDEVAQHLEHVDGVMLGREAYHNPYVLAGVDARFYGSTDAVPTREEAEAQLIEYCAAELKRGTYLGAIVRHALGLYRGMPGARGWRRVLSDNKKLARGDLAVFDEARAHLNEAEEIFEKKALQDSKDFV from the coding sequence ATGCTCGACTGGACCGACCGCCATTGCCGGTCGTTCCACCGTACGCTGACGCGCGACACGTGGCTGTATACGGAGATGATCACGACGGGCGCGCTGTTGTTCGGCGATGCCCAGCGGCATCTCGCGTTCACGCCGAACGAATCGCCGGTCGCGCTGCAACTGGGCGGCAGCGAACGCGACGACCTCGCGCGCGCTGCGAAGCTTGGCGAGCAGTGGTGCTACGACGAAATCAACCTGAATTGCGGATGCCCGTCCGAGCGCGTGCAGCGCGGTGCGTTCGGCGCGTGCCTGATGAACGAGCCGCAGCTCGTCGCCGACTGCGTGAAGGCGATGCGCGATGCGGTGTCGGTGCCGGTCACGGTGAAGCACCGGATCGGCGTCGACGCGGTCGAGGACTACGCATTCGTGCGCGACTTCGTCGGCACGGTGGCTGAGGCCGGCTGCGAAACGTTCGTCGTGCATGCCCGCAACGCGATCCTGAAGGGACTGTCGCCGAAGGAGAATCGCGAGATCCCGCCGCTCAAGTACGACTATGCGTATCAACTGAAGCGCGATTTTCCGTCGTTGGAGATCGTCATCAACGGCGGCATCAAGACGCTCGACGAGGTCGCGCAGCATCTGGAGCATGTCGATGGCGTGATGCTCGGCCGCGAGGCGTATCACAACCCGTACGTGCTGGCGGGTGTCGATGCGCGCTTCTACGGATCGACCGATGCGGTGCCGACGCGCGAAGAAGCCGAGGCGCAACTGATCGAATACTGCGCGGCCGAACTGAAGCGCGGGACCTACCTCGGCGCGATCGTGCGGCACGCACTCGGGCTGTATCGCGGCATGCCCGGCGCACGCGGCTGGCGTCGCGTGCTGTCCGACAACAAGAAGCTCGCGCGCGGCGATCTGGCCGTGTTCGACGAGGCGCGCGCGCATCTGAACGAAGCCGAAGAAATTTTTGAAAAAAAGGCTTTGCAAGATTCAAAAGACTTCGTATAA
- the ssuC gene encoding aliphatic sulfonate ABC transporter permease SsuC — MTTKTSTTAAVAARAWRGIAPWLVPLALLVAWEVGARVGWLSTRVLPEPVAVVRSAWSLVASGEMWANVKVSTWRALFGFVIGGGVGLALGLATGLSKAAEVALDSTIQMIRNIPALAMIPLVILWFGIDEKAKLFLVALGVFFPVYINTYHGIRSVDANLIEMAKSYGVRGFALYRDVILPGALPSILVGVRFALGLMWVMLIVAETISAQSGIGYMTMNAREFLQTDVVVVGILLYAVLGKLADVLAKWLERVTLRWHPAYQSGAKA, encoded by the coding sequence ATGACAACGAAAACATCGACGACCGCCGCCGTAGCCGCCCGCGCATGGCGCGGCATCGCGCCGTGGCTCGTGCCGCTCGCGCTGCTGGTTGCGTGGGAAGTCGGTGCGCGCGTCGGCTGGCTGTCGACCCGCGTGCTGCCCGAGCCGGTTGCGGTCGTCCGCTCGGCCTGGTCGCTCGTGGCGTCGGGCGAAATGTGGGCGAACGTGAAGGTCAGCACGTGGCGCGCGCTGTTCGGCTTCGTGATCGGCGGCGGCGTCGGCCTTGCGCTGGGGCTTGCGACCGGCCTGTCGAAGGCTGCCGAGGTCGCGCTCGATTCGACGATCCAGATGATCCGCAACATCCCGGCGCTCGCGATGATTCCGCTCGTGATCCTGTGGTTCGGGATCGACGAGAAGGCGAAGCTGTTCCTGGTCGCGCTCGGCGTGTTCTTTCCGGTCTACATCAACACGTATCACGGCATCCGCTCGGTCGACGCGAACCTGATCGAGATGGCGAAGAGTTACGGCGTGCGCGGCTTCGCGCTGTACCGCGACGTGATTCTTCCTGGTGCTTTGCCGTCGATCCTCGTCGGCGTGCGCTTCGCGCTCGGGCTGATGTGGGTGATGCTGATCGTCGCGGAAACGATCTCCGCGCAGTCGGGCATCGGCTACATGACGATGAACGCGCGCGAATTCCTGCAAACCGATGTGGTGGTGGTCGGCATCCTGCTGTACGCGGTGCTCGGCAAGCTGGCCGACGTGCTGGCGAAATGGCTCGAACGCGTGACGCTGCGCTGGCACCCCGCTTACCAATCTGGAGCAAAGGCATGA
- a CDS encoding plasmid fertility inhibition factor family protein, whose protein sequence is MTLARAQLNGVEVWIIQLPGHTPYAYTHLKRVFSSDDSRHRVVTIDLKKLLTCADRDTTDYVLPSVQYWAPGKAAGIREFLDPDQDRIPDMPFITFRETRTRTLLGIPGLSKVGVASFRNGQHRARYLAHAGATMLPVEVHETEADLLARYCGE, encoded by the coding sequence ATGACACTCGCCCGCGCACAACTCAACGGCGTAGAGGTCTGGATTATCCAGCTTCCCGGGCACACCCCGTATGCCTATACGCATCTCAAGCGGGTATTCTCGTCCGACGACTCGCGACATCGGGTCGTGACAATCGACCTGAAGAAACTGCTGACCTGCGCCGACCGCGACACCACGGATTACGTGCTGCCGTCAGTGCAGTACTGGGCGCCCGGAAAAGCCGCGGGCATTCGCGAATTCCTCGATCCGGACCAGGACAGGATTCCGGACATGCCGTTCATCACGTTTCGCGAGACGAGAACGCGAACGCTGCTCGGTATCCCCGGCCTGTCGAAAGTCGGCGTCGCGTCGTTCCGCAACGGCCAGCATCGCGCGCGCTATCTTGCCCATGCAGGCGCGACGATGTTGCCCGTCGAGGTGCACGAGACCGAAGCCGATTTGCTCGCGCGATATTGCGGCGAGTAA
- a CDS encoding phosphatidylserine/phosphatidylglycerophosphate/cardiolipin synthase: MSTFAVNGVRIDPLSARVTHVRWAAVNPADRSWAATPSEAPVAEVARALASGNDVRAIFSESDETAVGPRLKRVLYRDASEGIELDIDATSESRTLRDLPQI, encoded by the coding sequence ATGTCGACGTTTGCGGTGAATGGTGTTCGAATCGATCCGCTCAGCGCGCGCGTGACGCACGTGCGCTGGGCGGCCGTGAATCCGGCCGACCGGTCGTGGGCGGCGACGCCGAGCGAGGCGCCGGTGGCGGAAGTGGCGCGTGCGCTCGCGTCCGGCAACGATGTCCGTGCGATTTTCTCGGAATCGGATGAAACGGCGGTCGGGCCGAGGCTGAAACGCGTGCTGTATCGCGATGCGTCGGAAGGCATCGAGCTCGACATCGATGCCACGAGCGAGTCGCGTACGTTGCGGGATCTTCCGCAAATCTGA
- a CDS encoding phospholipase D family protein: protein MLSRNRLAAACLAASLLATPFAAFGKTQTESLFQQAIDLVSRWLPAPTHEAPATQVVESAFSPDGGAEALVLKAIGAARSSIRVAAYSFTSPPVTRALLAAKRRGVNVAVVVDDKGNRAKSSKQALNLLVNAGIPTRTIDAYAIHHDKYLVIDAEHVETGSFNYSASAASRNSENVVVVWNNPQLASRYLTHWQSRFDQGTPYRSSY from the coding sequence ATGTTGTCGCGCAATCGCCTCGCCGCCGCCTGTCTCGCCGCCTCCCTGCTCGCCACACCGTTCGCCGCGTTCGGCAAGACGCAAACGGAATCGCTGTTCCAGCAGGCGATCGACCTCGTATCGCGATGGCTGCCGGCACCGACCCACGAAGCACCCGCGACACAGGTTGTCGAATCGGCGTTCTCGCCCGACGGCGGTGCCGAGGCACTCGTGCTGAAAGCGATCGGCGCCGCGCGCAGCTCGATCCGCGTTGCCGCCTATTCGTTCACCTCGCCGCCCGTCACGCGCGCGCTGCTGGCCGCCAAGCGACGCGGCGTCAATGTCGCCGTCGTCGTCGACGACAAGGGCAACCGCGCAAAAAGCAGCAAGCAGGCACTGAACCTGCTCGTCAACGCCGGCATTCCGACGCGCACGATCGACGCTTATGCGATCCATCACGACAAGTACCTCGTGATCGATGCCGAGCACGTCGAAACGGGTTCGTTCAATTACAGCGCGTCGGCGGCCAGCCGCAACTCCGAGAACGTCGTCGTGGTCTGGAACAATCCGCAACTCGCGTCGCGTTATCTCACGCACTGGCAAAGCCGTTTCGACCAGGGCACGCCGTACCGCTCCAGCTACTGA
- a CDS encoding VOC family protein: MTVAKRPNVSSKIALTEEAHMIASLGILVPVEYGQYRAVVDFYRVVLALPMHSDGVSAAGNPWHRFVVQGATLTVHTGRGGEFPYPEFRPTGHGIALAIEVAHVSKAVARLESHRVGILNDWDYGDGTVAISVADPAGNVCEIWGCP, encoded by the coding sequence TTGACGGTTGCAAAGCGCCCCAATGTATCATCGAAAATCGCGTTGACCGAAGAGGCGCACATGATCGCGAGTCTGGGCATCCTGGTGCCGGTCGAATACGGCCAGTATCGGGCCGTCGTCGATTTTTATCGCGTGGTGCTCGCGCTTCCGATGCATTCCGACGGTGTGTCGGCCGCGGGGAATCCGTGGCATCGCTTTGTCGTGCAGGGCGCGACGCTGACTGTTCACACGGGCAGGGGCGGCGAGTTTCCGTATCCGGAGTTTCGTCCGACCGGCCATGGAATCGCGTTGGCCATCGAAGTGGCCCACGTCTCCAAAGCCGTTGCGCGACTTGAGTCGCACCGCGTCGGCATCCTGAACGACTGGGATTACGGCGACGGCACCGTGGCGATTTCCGTGGCGGACCCGGCGGGTAACGTATGCGAGATCTGGGGCTGCCCGTGA
- a CDS encoding VOC family protein: protein MSTSVKPIPEGMRTLTPHLICAGATAAIDFYKRAFNANELFRLAMPDGRLAHACLAIGDSTLMLVDEMPEHGALGPKALKGTPVCLHLYVPDTDAAIAKAVEAGATVTIPAADMFWGDRYGQVEDPFGHRWSLATHQRDLTPEQIAEAMASAPPCGS from the coding sequence ATGTCCACGTCCGTCAAACCGATCCCCGAAGGGATGCGCACGCTGACGCCGCACCTGATCTGCGCCGGGGCCACCGCCGCCATCGACTTCTACAAGCGCGCATTCAATGCGAACGAACTGTTTCGCCTGGCGATGCCTGATGGCAGGCTCGCGCACGCGTGCCTCGCGATTGGCGATTCGACACTGATGCTGGTGGATGAAATGCCCGAGCACGGCGCGTTGGGTCCGAAGGCGCTGAAAGGCACGCCGGTATGCCTGCACCTGTACGTGCCGGACACCGATGCGGCGATCGCGAAGGCTGTCGAAGCCGGCGCGACGGTCACGATCCCGGCCGCCGACATGTTCTGGGGCGATCGTTACGGGCAAGTCGAGGATCCGTTCGGGCATCGCTGGTCGCTCGCGACGCATCAGCGCGACCTGACGCCCGAACAGATCGCGGAGGCGATGGCCAGCGCGCCGCCGTGCGGAAGCTGA
- a CDS encoding IS5-like element ISBmu2 family transposase — MKRQIGFAEAEIAGKKRVTRRQRFLEEMEKVVPWQRLLSAIEPHYPKGTRGRPPIGLERMLRIYFVQQWYGLSDEGLEDALYDSITLRAFAGIDLAIENVPDATTLLKFRRLLIEHELTRKLFDEIGISLCERGLMMKEGTLVDATIIEAPPSTKNAGKSRDPEMHQTKKGNEWHFGMKAHIGVDADSGLIHSVVGTAANVSDVSQAHALLHGHEEQVFADAGYIGVDKREEMAGKAVKWHVAARRGKIKAMQEGALKDLVIALERTKAQIRSRVEHPFHIVKNLFQHRKTRYKGLAKNTAQLFSLFALANLVIARNLLRSVHGSSPSCV, encoded by the coding sequence ATGAAGAGGCAGATCGGCTTCGCGGAAGCGGAAATTGCAGGCAAGAAGCGAGTGACGAGGCGCCAACGCTTCCTGGAAGAGATGGAGAAGGTCGTTCCGTGGCAGCGCTTGCTGTCGGCCATCGAACCGCACTATCCGAAGGGCACGCGAGGTCGCCCGCCGATTGGCCTTGAGCGGATGCTGCGAATCTACTTCGTGCAACAGTGGTACGGACTGTCGGACGAAGGACTGGAAGACGCGCTGTATGACAGCATCACGCTGCGAGCCTTCGCCGGCATCGATCTGGCGATCGAGAACGTGCCTGATGCAACCACGCTGTTGAAGTTCCGGCGCCTGCTGATCGAACACGAACTGACACGGAAGTTGTTCGACGAGATTGGCATCTCGCTGTGCGAGCGTGGGCTGATGATGAAGGAAGGCACGCTGGTTGACGCGACGATCATTGAAGCGCCGCCGTCGACCAAGAATGCCGGGAAGAGCCGTGACCCGGAAATGCATCAAACGAAGAAGGGCAACGAATGGCACTTTGGCATGAAAGCCCACATTGGCGTCGACGCCGACTCGGGCCTGATTCACAGTGTGGTTGGCACGGCGGCCAACGTGTCGGATGTATCGCAAGCTCATGCCCTGCTGCACGGGCATGAAGAGCAGGTGTTCGCCGACGCGGGCTACATTGGCGTCGACAAGCGCGAGGAAATGGCGGGCAAGGCCGTGAAGTGGCACGTCGCTGCCAGGCGGGGAAAGATCAAGGCGATGCAAGAAGGAGCGCTGAAGGACCTGGTGATCGCGCTCGAGCGAACCAAGGCGCAGATCCGTTCGCGGGTTGAGCATCCGTTTCATATCGTCAAGAATCTGTTTCAGCATCGCAAGACCCGATACAAGGGCTTGGCCAAGAACACCGCGCAACTGTTCAGCCTGTTCGCTCTGGCGAATCTGGTGATTGCGCGAAATCTGTTGCGATCGGTCCATGGGAGCAGTCCGTCATGCGTATGA
- a CDS encoding DUF695 domain-containing protein: protein MTDAWGTFPARMGDHQAFISFNHSYAEIAEGDPRTSRLTVRVPFAHPTPEGLPAGDEFADLAKIEDLLDATIAAKGGVQVGRITVDGNRDFLFYVSFDEEAAAEIVDALADQTPYALQYAHQDDPDKEAYWQTLYPTDDDWQIMRDMRVLDALQKQGDASDVSRRVMHWAYFPDPSDAHQFADWAEAKGYPVESVAPTEDGKSAVRFAHEGTMALADITRHTIAINREVRSLGGEYDGWETSVEQAGGAG from the coding sequence ATGACCGACGCCTGGGGAACCTTCCCTGCCCGAATGGGCGACCATCAGGCTTTCATCAGCTTCAACCACAGCTATGCGGAGATCGCGGAAGGCGATCCGCGCACGTCGCGGCTCACCGTGCGCGTGCCCTTTGCGCATCCGACGCCCGAAGGCCTGCCGGCCGGCGACGAATTCGCCGACCTCGCGAAAATCGAGGATCTGCTGGACGCGACGATCGCTGCGAAAGGCGGCGTGCAGGTCGGCCGCATCACCGTCGACGGCAATCGGGATTTCCTGTTCTACGTGTCGTTCGACGAAGAGGCGGCGGCGGAGATCGTCGACGCGCTGGCCGACCAGACGCCCTATGCGCTTCAGTACGCACACCAGGACGACCCCGACAAGGAAGCGTACTGGCAGACCCTTTACCCGACCGACGACGACTGGCAGATCATGCGCGACATGCGTGTGCTGGATGCGCTGCAAAAGCAGGGCGACGCCAGCGACGTGAGCCGGCGCGTGATGCACTGGGCGTACTTCCCCGACCCGAGCGACGCACACCAGTTCGCGGATTGGGCCGAAGCGAAAGGCTATCCGGTCGAATCGGTCGCACCGACCGAAGACGGCAAGTCGGCCGTTCGGTTCGCGCACGAGGGAACCATGGCACTGGCCGACATCACGCGCCATACGATCGCGATCAATCGCGAGGTACGTTCGCTCGGCGGTGAATACGACGGATGGGAGACCAGCGTCGAACAGGCAGGCGGAGCAGGTTGA